The genomic interval GGGGGTATTAAAATAAAACTGTAGCGATAAAGTAAGGCATGACTTAATCGGGGAAGCGGAGTTACAATGTTAAGAGTAGCTATGCTCGCGATTTTGAATGCAATCATGATTCAAAATAAAAAATCAATTTATAAATTTTTTATTCATCAGTTTGCTTCAGTTAAGATACAAAATGTATTGTTCAATCAACTTAAATGATTAGATTTGTATCATCGACTCACAAATTATATGTGAGTTAATCGGTGAGTAGTTCTTAAGTATAGAAGTCAATATATTGATTCATAGATATTTATGGAGGTGCGGATTCATCCTGCCACCCCGACGAAAGCCAGTCTATCTGGGTTCAAAAGCCTCTAAATCATACGATTTAGAGGCTTTTTTGCTTTTAAACACTCCCTAATAATCCATATCAATCCATACCTCCTGAGAACTATAAGGTGACCTCTTTTAATTTTTTAAATTAGGTCACCATAAAGGGTTTAACTTTCTGATTTGCAATAAGATGAATCAGTAAAATTTAGATTCAAATAGATCGATATAAATCACTTTTTTGCTCTTTCTGTTGACCTGTTTGGACGAGATAGTTCATATCAGTTCATGTTAAACTTTAAAAAATAGAGTATGAGATCAGCAAACACGTTCGGTGTTCATTTCATTTTGAGATGAACAAAGCAAAAAATGGTACCGCCCCGATTTATGTGCGAATCGCGGTGAATGGAGAGAGGATCGAGATGTCCCTCAAGAAGAAAGTAAAAGTCTCACACTGAATCCGAACAATTTTCAAACTCGGACACCTTTAACCGTAATTATTTAAAGCAAACATTTTCTTTTGCATGAATATAGTCTTTAGTATGTTGTTTTCGTCTTACACATGTTATATTCTTGCCCCATAAACTTACTCCTTAGTGCTTTTTAGTGCTTTGATCTTGATTATTGGTTTTAAATAGATAGAGCGAATAGATGCTAATGACTTGTATGTATTATCCAATAATTCAAACCAACTCCTAATCATTATAACTGTCTATAACAGTTTCAGCTTTTTTGGCACACTCATTGTAGTTGCATATGCAACTAGATTTGAATAGAGTGAAAATATCAATAAGCGACATTTTTAATATTGTAATAGGTAGAACAACTAATATAGTTAATAGGAAATTGCAACGTGAGTTTAAGCGAGCTAATCTTGCGATTACTCATGAACAATGGACTCTTCTTTCTGCTTTATGGAATGAGGATGGACAGACACAACAATCGCTCTCTGAGAAAACCTTTCGTGACAAAACTAGTGTTACTAGACTGATTAATAAGCTAGAATCTCGAAGTTTGGTGGTTAGAGTTAGTGATAAATATGATCAGCGGACAAACTTAATTTATCTGACAGCTCAAGGAAAGTCTTTAGAAAACACAACTACAGAAATTTTAAAGGAAACCTACCGGAAAGCTATTGCAGGTATCTCTGAGAAAGATATTTTGATCTGTAAGGATGTTTTAAATAGAGTTTTCAATAACTTGAAAGATTGATATTTTTAATATAAAATGGTTGTATTGACAACAATAGACATGAAACGTATATTATTTATCCCAGCATTTCTACTTACATCTCTTCAGATTAGCGCACAAACGAATGTTTCTGATTTTGCAAAATCATTAACTAATGATGCGTTGAAGAAGAGTTATGAGCTAAATAATACTCAGTTAGAAAGCGAAAAAACAGCACAGGATATTAAAAGTGCTAAAGCTACCTATATTCCAAAGATAAATGCCATTGGGGCTTACGCATATATTAATCAGGACCTGACGGTAGATCTTCCTTCTATACAAACTGGGATATCTGGACTTAATTTATTTGAAGGTAGCCAGTCTTTTGGGGTTAAAGGACAATTAGGGCTTGCAGCAGTTAACGCTGAAATGGTTCTGTTCTCTGGTATGCAGGCTGAATATGGTTCAAAAGCCTTGGCCGAAAAAAAGAACGCTCAAGAATATCTCTCGAAGGCGAAGAGTGATGAAATTATTCAAGATATCTTGCAGACAATTGACCAAATCGCACTTTTACATCAATCAAAACTGCTTTTAGATGAAAGTCAAAAAAGGTTAGATAAAGAGAATTTACGGGTAATCAAAGCGATTGAAAATGGATTGGCTATTCCTTATGATAGAAAGAGGATTGAAGTAGCTATTTATCGTTTGGAAGCTAAAAAACAAGAATACGAAGGAAAAAAGGAGCTTTTGTTTTCAAAGTTAAGTATGATCACGGGTCGATCTGTAGACGACTTAGAAAGCCAGACCAAAGAGTTGAGCTACTTGAATCCCTGGCGGTTTGTGTCGCATGATTTATCCAATGAGGGTTCTATGGTAAATACTCGTCCTGAAATGCAAGCACTGAGTTCAGGAATTAAAGCTGTAGATTATCAGATTAAAATGGAAAAGGCAAAAGCTCTTCCTCAGGTTATTGCAATGGGTAGTGTAGGTTATACAAATTTGCACAATACCGAAATTTCAACACCATATCATTTACCCGTTTCTGGCCAGGAAGTGAATCTTAAAGCGAATAAAATTGAGGCCTTTCCCAATTATATAGTAGGAGTAGGTGTAAAATGGAACTTGTTTTCTGGGACAAAAAGAACACATGAGATTAAGAAATTGAGTCTTGAAAAGACCATCGTTGAGAATAAAAGAAAAGATATCAAGGAGAAATTAGATCTCTTATTACAGAAATCGCGTACAGAATTTAAACTGGCAGAAAAACAAATGCAATTGAAAGAAAAAGAGAAAGCTGTATCTGAGGATGCAATGAATACTGCTGTTAAAAGTTACCAGGAAGGATTAATTTCTATAACGGAGCGTATTGAAGCTGAGAATTCTTTGCAGCAATCACAAATGGAATATGTACAAGCTGTGTTTGAACAAAGAAAAGCAGCCCTGTCTTATTTGAATGCTCAGGGTGCTTTGACATTGGAGAGTTTGTAAATTACAAGAAACAAAGTTTTAATTGCTGAATAATAATAAGATCTTAAATGAAAACATTAAAAAATATCAACCTCCTATTTCTTCTTTCCGTTTTGGGATTTGCATCTTGTCAATCAACTATTGATAAGCCTATTGAAGGAAAAATTAAAAGAAATACAATATCAGTTACAGGAAAGATTCCTGGTAGAGTTCATGAAATTCGCGTTCATGAAGGTGAATTCGTTAAAGCTGGTGACACCTTAGCAATTTTATCTTTGCCCGAGGTAGATGCTAAAATGGTTCAGGCAGAAGGTGCCGTAAAATCTGCTGATGCACAATATAAAATGACCGTAAAAGGTGCAACCGACTTACAACTTCAACAATTGGCAGCAAAAAGAGATGCTTTACAAGAACAGTATAAATTTGCTCAAACCTCTGTAAAACGTTTATCGAATATGCTTCAAGATTCTTTAATTTCTCGTCAACAATATGATGAAGCGTATACTAAAATGCAAGGTGCAAAAGCTCAATATATGGCAACTTTAGCTGAATTTGAAGAAGCGAAAAACGGTGCAAGAGTTGAACAACAAATCATGGCTCTGGGACAGAAAGATAGGGCAGAAGGAGCTTTGCAAGAGGCCGGGGCAGCAGACAAAGAAAGGTATATTATCGCTCCGCAAGACATGAGCATTGAAAATATTACCCTAAGTGTCGGGGAATTGGCCCTTCCTGGTTATACATTATTTACAGGTTATTTGAACTCGTCTACTTATTTTCGATTTACCTTACCTGAATCGAAAATCGGGCAAGTAAAAAATGGACAAGAGGTTACGATCGAGATTTCTTATGCAAAGACTTCTGCTGCCGGGACTATAATTTCGATTTCTCAATTAACTCATTATGCTGATATTACCACAGCTTACCCTGACTATGAAATGGGAGAGGCTATTTACGAGATAAAGGTAAAACCTGGCGATGAGAATGCAGCCAAAGAGTTCTTAGCGAATGCTACAGTAACGCTCAAGCTTTAACCCATTATTGCAATAAAGAATTAAGATGAGAAGGTATATTGATTTAGTTAAGCGTGAATTCAAGTTATTCTGGAACAATTCGGTTCTTAGAATGCTCTTTATTGGCGCACCGTTGGCTTATGGCATACTCTTTGGATTTGTGTATGAAAAAGGAAAAGTAACGGATTTGCCGATCGTTGTGGTGGATGAAGATAACTCTCCAATGAGTCATCGCTTAATTGAAATGCTGAATGATAATGAAACAGTTAAGATTGCTGCAATTGTTCCAGCGAATACTGACTTGCATGTTTTATCAGTAAAATATGATGCAGCAAGTGTAATTGTAATTCCAGATCATTTTGAAGCTGATATTCTTTATAAACGCTATCCTGAAATACCAGTCTATGTTAATACTGATAATATTTTAACTGCTAATTTCTCTTCCAAAGCCATTCAAATAGTTACAGGTACCTTAAAGGCTGGTATCGAAATAGAAGCTTTGAGAAAAACCGGAGTGCCAGAAGCTCTTGCTAATACACAATATGAACCTTTTCAGGTAACCTACATCAAAAACTATAATACGAGCGGAAACTATATGTATTTTTTATGGCCAGGGATGCTGGCTACGATTTTTCAGCAAGTATTATTTTTGGCGTTGGCGATAACTTTTGCCGCTGAACTTGAAAATGGAACCTTTTCTGAACTGGTTAGGAAATCGCGCACCTCTTTAATGGCCATTGTTGCCAAATGTACTCCGTACTTTATTATGTCATTTATTATCTGGATTTGCTATGCAATTATGCACTTGTATTTTAAAGTTCCATTAGGCTATAATCTTGGATGGATTACGCTCATTGCGGGTCTGCTCGTTTTTTCTGTATGCATGATCGGTATCTTGGTTAGTATTCTTATTCCTAATCAATTAAAAGCAACTGAGATTTTAATGGTAATTGCTACTCCAAGCTTCGTGCTTAGTGGATTCACCTGGCCATTAAGCCAGATGCCAGTTTGGATACAATACTTAGCGCAAGCTATTCCTTTAACGCACTTTTTAGAGGCTTACCGAATTGCTACGATTCAAAATGGAGGCTTTGACGCATTAATTAACCCGATTGCTAAAATGTTTATTCTAGGTTTGGTAACAGGTGTTATTGCATGGATTTGTATAGAGGTGAAGTTCCGTAAAGCAAAAAAGACGGAATTGTTACTGCTATAAACAACAACATTTTTATGGTGAAAAGACTTTCTTGGCGTAAGTGAAAAACAGTGCTATACTAACTTTGCAACCGTATTATGAAATTCCGTTTTATGTAAATCGTCAGCAAGTGGACACGATAATCTAAAGTCTTAAGGAGAGTTTTAATTAAAAAACATTAAATTTAATCATGGAAACTCCAAAGAAAAAGAGTGCTGAAAAATTTGTCAAAGACATTCGTAAACACACCCGTAGAATTTTCATTGCGAGACCCAGACGGATATTTTTTGACGATTTACAGGGATGGAGAACACGGATTAATAATTAATTTAAAGAATAATGAAATAACATCTTTTGAATAAATAACCTAAGCCCCTAGCTCATTAATAAACTGATCAAGATTCTCCTCTTTTTGCAAATTCAATTTTTGTTTGATTCGGTAACGAGCCATTCTGATACTTTTCGGATCGACATTCAGCTTAACGGCAATTTCCTTATTGGTAAGTCCCATCAGAATATAAGAGCAATATTTTAGATCAAGGCGCGTTAGTTTATTTTCTGCCTTTTGCTGAAGATTGGCAATAAAGTCAGGACTTATTTCAGACAGCTCGGTTCGGATGTTGTTGTAACCCTTATCCACGTCATGATTTTTGGAAATTAGCCGATCAATTTGTCGATACAATGGGTCTTCACGGTCTAAGAGGCTTAGTTTGTCTTTTAGTTCCTTCATGAGCGTGTTTTTTTCAGCGACTTGCAGGGTGCCGGCGAGGAGTTTTTTTTCCAATTGGTTAAGCCTTTCCTGCATAAGTTCGCGTTCTGCTCTCAGTCGAGCGGTTTCCTCGATTTTAAGGTTGGTCTGGAGCTCAGCCTTATTTTTTTCTCCGGTGAGTAATAGCTGCTTTTGCTGTGAGGATTTCAATTTAAAATGATAAGATCTAAACAAAAAGAATAAGGCTATTAAGCCAGCAATAATCGTGATTAAATAATAACGGTTCAGTTTTTTGGTGAAGAGAGCTTCCTGTTTTGTTGCTGTTAATGCAAGTTCCTTTTTTTCAGATTGATATTGTATTTCGAGCCGCTGGGTGATGGATAATTTTTCCTTATCAAACAATTCTTTGTCATACTTCATGTATTGTTTATAATATTCTAATGCTTTAGCTGTATTGCCGCTTTTTTCGGCCACCCGAGCCAAAGCATTCGTTATCCTTCCTTTGGACAAGGTGCCTCCAGGACTGTTAATGATCTCGGTCAACGCCATTTGCAAGAGGGCCTCAGCGCGTATATAGTCGTTTTCTTTTAGCGAATATTCGCTTAATATTCCATAACTGTTGGCAATAATATCTACGTTATTGATTTTTTTCCCAATAGAAAGCGCCTCGTTGAGATACACTTGCGCACTATCTTGATAGGACGCCGGGTAAAATTCAAAATAGAGATTAGCCATGTTAAGTGCAGCAATACCTCTTGTGCTCGGCAGCGTAATACGACTTTTTAGGGAATCAGTAAGTTGTAGCACCGATCGGTAGAAATATGCCGCAGAATCTAGCAATTGCTGCTGGCTGTCATCCTTGCGGAAACGGTAGAGGTAACTCGTTCCCATGCTCAAATTAGCATTGGCAATAGCATCTGGATTGCCGCTTCTATGTGCCACATCATGACAAAGCCTGGTATAATGTAATTGTTTATCAGTATTTCCCCAATAAGCGTGTATAGCAGCGAGATAATGATAAATATTGCTTTTGTAAAGGTCGGTACCGTCTTCGTTCAACAGGCGGAGTGCTTTTAGCATATTTTGATAAGCCTTATCGGTATTTTCCACGATGTGCTCTAGCCAACCCCTACGAAAAAGAACGCGTCCTTGTATGATCTTATCCGTTGTATGAGAAAGGTATTGTTCGGCACTATCAATGGCCTGAAAGGCAAGCTTTAAACTGTCTTGTTGTACATGCAAATAACTCAAAGTTGATTGAATCAAGGCACCGTATCGCCCGTCTTTTTCTCTGTGACTAAGCTGCTGTGCTTCTTTCGCTATTTTCAATGCCTCCGGTAGTTTATTTTGAGCAGCTATGATTTTAGATAATTGCGCCATAGCTTCTATACGTTCTCCGTTTGATGTGCTAGATTTCGCTATAACGAGATGCAAAGAATCCGTAATTATAGATTGTGCTCGTCCACCTAACGAAGAGAATAGAGCCATCAAAAAAAGAAAGGAGCATACGAACACGGAATATCTCATGTGGTAAAAATAGAATAATTAACGCCCTCTTTGATTAAAGATACAGATTTTGTAGACACTTTGTAGATGTTTATTCAAATGCTTGTAGTCGCTGCATAGGTGTCTGAAAATTTTTTAAGGAACGATGTGCCCATAAATTTGTATTAGACTTTTTTACCCAAATTTAAGATACCCACATGAAAGCAAAAACTATTTCAATCGTAGCGTATATCACCATTATTGGATGGGTGATTGCTTATTTACAATATAAACAGCGTGAGCAAAAAAATGAGTTGGTCTCTTATCATCTGAGTCAGGGACTTGGTGTATTTATCTTTGCTGTGGTTTTGAACATTATTCTTACTATTGTTATATCCGTGGTTCCTTCGCTGGGAAGCATTCTGGTTCTGGCAGGGCTGCTACCGATCGCGTTCCTTATTTTTGGAATTATAACGGCAGCTAACGAAGCTCGGAAACCAGTTCCAATCATCGGGAAGGTCTTTGAAGGAATGTTTAATTTTTAGGAATAATAAATGAAAATGTTTTTCTCTAAAATGGCGAGCTCGTCACTCGACAAAAAAGATCTCGAAATTTTTCAGTCGCTTGACCAAGAGAACTATGGTCGGGAGCTTGCCAGGAAGGCTAAAGGTGAATTTACCCTTGGGGAGGTAAACGATGGAATGGGGCCGCATCCTGTTCTTATTACTTTTGAAAGCTTGGAGGAGTTCGTGGAGTGGCTTGCGAATCAAAATGACCAATCGATGTCTTTGTATACAGTGAGTTCATTTAATAACCAAACGATCAGTAAGATTCGATTGAAGTATTATCTAGATAATAATTATAATCCGGGATGGAATTCCTATTGCGAATACCTGAGAGAGCGAAGATAAAAAAGTAATTTAATAAAGCATAAAACTAATAAAATGTGGATTAGAATATCAAAAATAGATGTGAGGCAAGTGGATGCTTCGCATTTAGAGAACCCAAAAACTGCTGGCGATCCTATGGTGTTGAGTTTGTATCAGCAGGAAAGCAGAATGGCATTTTTCGTGTCGACCCACAAGAAGGTCTTGGCAGAGTATCTTCAAGCACCTGCCGGATCAAGAATACCAAAGAGAAAATGGTCAGCAGAGATGGATGAATTTGCTCAGTCAGAATTAGCCAAAACGCCGCCCCAAAAAGGTTCGTTTAGACTCACAGTTGTCGGGTGGGTGTTTTTCTTGTTTGCTTTTGGCTTATTGGGCTATATTGTAGTCGACGAAATAGGAGCACCCGCCAGAAAAGAAGCCTATCAACAAAGAATGACGGAAGAAGCTAAAGTAGCCGTGGGGGATATTTACTTTGGAACGTATAGAGCTTATAAAGAAAAGGGCAATATGCTGGGAAGCG from Pedobacter indicus carries:
- a CDS encoding Arm DNA-binding domain-containing protein produces the protein MNKAKNGTAPIYVRIAVNGERIEMSLKKKVKVSH
- a CDS encoding MarR family winged helix-turn-helix transcriptional regulator produces the protein MKISISDIFNIVIGRTTNIVNRKLQREFKRANLAITHEQWTLLSALWNEDGQTQQSLSEKTFRDKTSVTRLINKLESRSLVVRVSDKYDQRTNLIYLTAQGKSLENTTTEILKETYRKAIAGISEKDILICKDVLNRVFNNLKD
- a CDS encoding TolC family protein, with protein sequence MKRILFIPAFLLTSLQISAQTNVSDFAKSLTNDALKKSYELNNTQLESEKTAQDIKSAKATYIPKINAIGAYAYINQDLTVDLPSIQTGISGLNLFEGSQSFGVKGQLGLAAVNAEMVLFSGMQAEYGSKALAEKKNAQEYLSKAKSDEIIQDILQTIDQIALLHQSKLLLDESQKRLDKENLRVIKAIENGLAIPYDRKRIEVAIYRLEAKKQEYEGKKELLFSKLSMITGRSVDDLESQTKELSYLNPWRFVSHDLSNEGSMVNTRPEMQALSSGIKAVDYQIKMEKAKALPQVIAMGSVGYTNLHNTEISTPYHLPVSGQEVNLKANKIEAFPNYIVGVGVKWNLFSGTKRTHEIKKLSLEKTIVENKRKDIKEKLDLLLQKSRTEFKLAEKQMQLKEKEKAVSEDAMNTAVKSYQEGLISITERIEAENSLQQSQMEYVQAVFEQRKAALSYLNAQGALTLESL
- a CDS encoding HlyD family secretion protein, producing MKTLKNINLLFLLSVLGFASCQSTIDKPIEGKIKRNTISVTGKIPGRVHEIRVHEGEFVKAGDTLAILSLPEVDAKMVQAEGAVKSADAQYKMTVKGATDLQLQQLAAKRDALQEQYKFAQTSVKRLSNMLQDSLISRQQYDEAYTKMQGAKAQYMATLAEFEEAKNGARVEQQIMALGQKDRAEGALQEAGAADKERYIIAPQDMSIENITLSVGELALPGYTLFTGYLNSSTYFRFTLPESKIGQVKNGQEVTIEISYAKTSAAGTIISISQLTHYADITTAYPDYEMGEAIYEIKVKPGDENAAKEFLANATVTLKL
- a CDS encoding ABC transporter permease; the encoded protein is MRRYIDLVKREFKLFWNNSVLRMLFIGAPLAYGILFGFVYEKGKVTDLPIVVVDEDNSPMSHRLIEMLNDNETVKIAAIVPANTDLHVLSVKYDAASVIVIPDHFEADILYKRYPEIPVYVNTDNILTANFSSKAIQIVTGTLKAGIEIEALRKTGVPEALANTQYEPFQVTYIKNYNTSGNYMYFLWPGMLATIFQQVLFLALAITFAAELENGTFSELVRKSRTSLMAIVAKCTPYFIMSFIIWICYAIMHLYFKVPLGYNLGWITLIAGLLVFSVCMIGILVSILIPNQLKATEILMVIATPSFVLSGFTWPLSQMPVWIQYLAQAIPLTHFLEAYRIATIQNGGFDALINPIAKMFILGLVTGVIAWICIEVKFRKAKKTELLLL
- a CDS encoding transcriptional regulator encodes the protein MRYSVFVCSFLFLMALFSSLGGRAQSIITDSLHLVIAKSSTSNGERIEAMAQLSKIIAAQNKLPEALKIAKEAQQLSHREKDGRYGALIQSTLSYLHVQQDSLKLAFQAIDSAEQYLSHTTDKIIQGRVLFRRGWLEHIVENTDKAYQNMLKALRLLNEDGTDLYKSNIYHYLAAIHAYWGNTDKQLHYTRLCHDVAHRSGNPDAIANANLSMGTSYLYRFRKDDSQQQLLDSAAYFYRSVLQLTDSLKSRITLPSTRGIAALNMANLYFEFYPASYQDSAQVYLNEALSIGKKINNVDIIANSYGILSEYSLKENDYIRAEALLQMALTEIINSPGGTLSKGRITNALARVAEKSGNTAKALEYYKQYMKYDKELFDKEKLSITQRLEIQYQSEKKELALTATKQEALFTKKLNRYYLITIIAGLIALFFLFRSYHFKLKSSQQKQLLLTGEKNKAELQTNLKIEETARLRAERELMQERLNQLEKKLLAGTLQVAEKNTLMKELKDKLSLLDREDPLYRQIDRLISKNHDVDKGYNNIRTELSEISPDFIANLQQKAENKLTRLDLKYCSYILMGLTNKEIAVKLNVDPKSIRMARYRIKQKLNLQKEENLDQFINELGA
- a CDS encoding DUF4870 domain-containing protein produces the protein MKAKTISIVAYITIIGWVIAYLQYKQREQKNELVSYHLSQGLGVFIFAVVLNIILTIVISVVPSLGSILVLAGLLPIAFLIFGIITAANEARKPVPIIGKVFEGMFNF